Proteins from a single region of Verrucosispora sp. NA02020:
- a CDS encoding LacI family DNA-binding transcriptional regulator, whose protein sequence is MSRRASGQPTIADVARHAGVAVSTVSYVLSGKRAISELTRNRVLASIRVLGYHPNAGARALASRRSNVIALVLPLRSGIQVPVVMQFATAVVTSARRHDHDVLLVTSDEGPEGLRRVAAGALVDGVLVMDVELHDARVPLLRGLGRPSVLIGVPADTVGLTCVDLDFHRAGQVCVEHLAGLGHRRVALLGAPAAVYDRGTGFAHRTRAGVVEAAARHGVEAVTMPCEENASDVRRRVVELFARHPDLSGLVVQNEAAVSAVQAALAGLGRRVPHDVSMVAVCPDQFAEHAGPRLTSVPVPAEEIGRQAVALLMRKLAEEPVPETTLLAPRLTVRDSTAPPVVDTASYGGPAPVR, encoded by the coding sequence GTGAGCCGGCGCGCGTCGGGCCAACCCACCATCGCCGACGTGGCCCGGCACGCGGGTGTCGCGGTGAGCACCGTGTCGTACGTGCTCAGCGGCAAACGGGCCATCTCGGAGCTGACCCGCAACCGGGTCCTGGCCAGCATCCGGGTGCTCGGCTACCACCCGAACGCCGGGGCACGGGCGTTGGCCAGCCGTCGCTCCAACGTGATCGCCCTGGTGCTGCCGCTGCGCTCGGGCATCCAGGTGCCGGTGGTGATGCAGTTCGCCACGGCGGTGGTGACCTCGGCCCGCCGCCACGACCACGACGTGCTGCTGGTGACCTCCGACGAGGGCCCGGAGGGGCTGCGTCGGGTCGCCGCCGGGGCGCTGGTCGACGGGGTGCTGGTGATGGACGTGGAGCTGCACGACGCGCGGGTGCCGCTGCTGCGGGGCCTGGGCCGACCCAGTGTCCTGATCGGTGTACCCGCCGACACTGTCGGCCTGACCTGCGTGGACCTGGACTTCCACCGGGCCGGTCAGGTGTGCGTGGAGCACCTGGCCGGTCTCGGGCACCGGCGGGTGGCGCTGCTGGGCGCGCCGGCCGCCGTCTACGACCGGGGCACCGGGTTCGCGCACCGGACCCGCGCCGGGGTGGTGGAGGCGGCGGCCCGGCACGGTGTCGAGGCGGTGACGATGCCGTGCGAGGAGAACGCGAGCGACGTCCGCCGCCGGGTGGTGGAGCTGTTCGCCCGGCACCCCGACCTGTCCGGCCTGGTGGTGCAGAACGAGGCGGCCGTCTCTGCGGTGCAGGCGGCGCTGGCCGGATTGGGGCGGCGGGTGCCGCACGACGTGTCGATGGTGGCGGTCTGCCCGGACCAGTTCGCCGAGCACGCCGGTCCCCGGCTCACGTCGGTGCCGGTGCCCGCCGAGGAGATCGGCCGGCAGGCGGTGGCGTTGCTGATGCGCAAGCTGGCCGAGGAACCGGTGCCGGAGACGACGCTGCTGGCTCCCCGCCTGACGGTGCGGGACAGCACGGCCCCTCCGGTGGTCGACACGGCGTCGTACGGCGGTCCGGCGCCGGTGCGGTGA
- a CDS encoding ROK family transcriptional regulator codes for MISIQNEPQPTDLGDVRVANRAVVLRHVRLHAPCSRADIAARTGLNKATVSSLVTELIDQRLVRETGLTENRVGRPATMLVLDGEPYAALGLQLGADELVAVAIDLGGNRLLTWRRAFAADTVSPAETLRALTALARRAIGRVTAQGRTMLGLTLGVPGLVDPAGAVPLSDALGWRDVPVAADLRAALREPAFTVTVDSVANLAALAEQRHGAYAGTADLVHLSGGITVGAGIIAAGRLLRGGRGFAGGIGHLPVDPAGPPCDCGGRGCLTALVGLPAVVRRLLPDAEADGPVTDYLPELTRIVALARQDDPTVCSGLAETGRHLGRGVAVLADLLNPEAVVLGDHFATLAPWLLPAARSELAARAHAPGAGGVRLDASTLDTAAALGGATAALAVIEAGRLPTR; via the coding sequence GTGATCAGCATCCAGAACGAGCCGCAGCCGACCGACCTCGGTGACGTGCGGGTCGCCAACCGCGCGGTGGTCCTGCGGCACGTCCGACTGCACGCCCCCTGCTCGCGCGCCGACATCGCCGCCCGCACCGGCCTGAACAAGGCCACCGTCTCCAGCCTCGTCACCGAACTCATCGACCAGCGGCTGGTCCGCGAGACCGGCCTCACCGAGAACCGGGTCGGTCGCCCGGCGACGATGCTGGTGCTCGACGGCGAACCGTACGCCGCCCTCGGTCTGCAACTGGGCGCCGACGAACTGGTGGCGGTCGCCATCGACCTCGGCGGCAACCGGCTGCTCACCTGGCGACGGGCCTTCGCCGCCGACACGGTCTCCCCCGCCGAGACCCTGCGTGCCCTGACCGCCCTGGCCCGCCGCGCGATCGGCCGGGTCACCGCACAGGGCCGCACCATGCTCGGCCTCACCCTCGGGGTGCCCGGGCTGGTCGACCCCGCCGGGGCGGTCCCGCTGTCCGACGCTCTCGGCTGGCGGGACGTGCCGGTCGCCGCCGACCTGCGCGCGGCCCTCCGGGAACCGGCCTTCACCGTCACCGTGGACAGCGTCGCCAACCTCGCGGCCCTGGCCGAGCAGCGCCACGGCGCGTATGCGGGCACCGCCGACCTGGTGCACCTCAGTGGCGGCATCACCGTCGGCGCCGGGATCATCGCCGCAGGCCGGCTGTTGCGCGGCGGACGCGGCTTCGCCGGCGGCATCGGCCACCTGCCCGTGGACCCGGCCGGGCCGCCCTGCGACTGCGGCGGCCGGGGCTGCCTGACCGCGCTGGTCGGCCTGCCCGCCGTGGTACGCCGGCTGCTGCCCGACGCGGAGGCCGACGGCCCGGTCACCGACTACCTGCCCGAGCTGACCCGGATCGTGGCGCTGGCCCGCCAGGACGACCCGACCGTGTGCAGCGGCCTGGCCGAGACCGGCCGGCACCTCGGTCGTGGCGTGGCCGTCCTGGCCGACCTGCTCAACCCGGAGGCGGTGGTCCTCGGCGACCACTTCGCGACGCTGGCGCCCTGGCTGCTGCCGGCGGCCCGCTCCGAACTCGCCGCGCGGGCCCACGCCCCCGGCGCCGGGGGCGTCCGACTCGACGCCTCCACCCTGGACACCGCCGCGGCGCTCGGCGGCGCCACCGCGGCCCTGGCCGTCATCGAGGCGGGACGCCTGCCGACCCGCTGA
- a CDS encoding beta-glucosidase translates to MTDRTLPAPRDRIDDLLARLTMPEKIGLLHQWQAPVPRLGLRPFKTGTEALHGVAWLGQATVFPQVIGLASSWNPDLIRAVGAATGTEVRAKNHADPDLVGLNVWAPVVNPLRDPRWGRNEEGWSEDPWLTGRLATAYARGLSGDHPDRLRTAPTVKHFLAYNNETDRATTSSDLPPRVLHEYELPAFRAPIAAGAALGAMASYNLVDGVPAHLSPLIDDELRSWSPDELLVVGDAGAIGNLTDLQGQTPDHVHGFAAALRAGIDSFTENHTDSAPTRRRLTEALDRGLITASDVDRAVRRILSVRLRLGDLDPPHDDPYAATPANVVDCPAHRDLARQAARDSVVLLHNTGLLPLPAGTRVAVLGPLADTVHEDWYSGTLPYAVTTYQGLAGRLPQVTTHPGTDRVALRVGDRHVGCPDTADGGPLTLGADAARFDVFDWGRDTVALRAVGNGRHVGVDDDGALRNDRPGPGGWVVRETFQFDPLPAGTVLLRHLATDRYVTVDDQGRLRVDGDDRQTATAFGIDLVIDGAAEAAALAADADVAVVTVGNHPMVNGRETEDRVDLALPARQEAMLRAVHAANPRTVLVLTSSYPYAIGWAQQHLPAVLWSAHGGQEHGRALADVLLGDADPAGRLTQTWYADTADLPDLLDYDVIGADSTYLYFRGDPLYPFGHGLSYAHFDYADLRLSVDTATVGETVEVSVDVTNSGSRPGVEVVQLYTRQRRSRVKQPLRQLRDFDRITLAPGESRTVTLRLHTAELGWWDADRGALVVEDATHSVLVGRSATDVRLVGALAVRGDAAPRSTRLHSASGAR, encoded by the coding sequence ATGACCGACCGCACCCTGCCCGCACCCCGGGACCGGATCGATGACCTGCTGGCCCGGCTCACCATGCCCGAGAAGATCGGCCTGCTGCACCAGTGGCAGGCCCCGGTCCCCCGGCTCGGCCTGCGCCCCTTCAAGACCGGCACCGAAGCGCTGCACGGCGTCGCCTGGCTCGGCCAGGCCACCGTGTTCCCCCAGGTCATCGGCCTGGCCAGCAGTTGGAACCCCGACCTGATCCGGGCCGTCGGCGCGGCCACCGGCACCGAGGTACGCGCCAAGAACCACGCCGACCCCGACCTCGTCGGCCTCAACGTGTGGGCCCCCGTGGTCAACCCGCTGCGCGACCCCCGCTGGGGCCGCAACGAGGAAGGCTGGTCGGAGGACCCGTGGCTGACCGGGCGGCTCGCCACCGCGTACGCGCGAGGACTGAGCGGCGACCATCCCGACCGGCTGCGGACCGCCCCCACGGTCAAGCACTTCCTCGCCTACAACAACGAGACCGACCGGGCCACCACCTCCAGCGACCTGCCGCCCCGGGTGCTGCACGAATACGAGCTGCCCGCCTTCCGCGCCCCGATCGCCGCCGGTGCCGCCCTCGGCGCGATGGCGTCGTACAACCTGGTCGACGGCGTGCCCGCGCACCTGAGCCCGCTGATCGACGACGAGTTGCGCAGCTGGTCACCGGACGAACTGCTGGTGGTCGGCGACGCCGGCGCGATCGGCAACCTCACCGACCTGCAGGGCCAGACACCCGACCACGTGCACGGGTTCGCCGCCGCGCTGCGCGCCGGCATCGACAGCTTCACCGAGAACCACACCGACAGCGCCCCCACCCGGCGGCGGCTGACCGAGGCACTCGACCGGGGCCTGATCACCGCCTCCGACGTGGACCGGGCGGTACGGCGCATCCTGTCCGTACGGCTGCGCCTGGGTGACCTGGATCCCCCGCACGACGACCCGTACGCCGCGACACCCGCCAACGTCGTCGACTGCCCGGCGCACCGCGACCTGGCCCGACAGGCCGCCCGCGACTCCGTGGTGCTACTGCACAACACGGGTCTGCTGCCCCTGCCCGCCGGTACGCGGGTCGCCGTGCTCGGCCCGCTGGCCGACACCGTCCACGAGGACTGGTACAGCGGCACCCTGCCGTACGCGGTCACCACCTACCAGGGTCTGGCCGGGCGGCTGCCGCAGGTCACCACGCACCCGGGCACCGACCGGGTCGCGCTGCGGGTCGGCGACCGGCACGTGGGCTGCCCGGACACCGCCGACGGCGGCCCGTTGACCCTCGGCGCCGACGCCGCCCGGTTCGACGTGTTCGACTGGGGACGCGACACGGTGGCGCTGCGGGCCGTCGGCAACGGCCGGCACGTCGGCGTCGACGACGACGGCGCCCTGCGCAACGACCGGCCCGGCCCGGGCGGCTGGGTGGTGCGCGAGACGTTCCAGTTCGACCCGCTGCCCGCCGGCACCGTGCTGCTGCGGCACCTGGCCACCGACCGGTACGTCACCGTCGACGACCAGGGGCGGCTGCGGGTCGACGGCGACGACCGGCAGACCGCCACCGCCTTCGGCATCGACCTGGTGATCGACGGTGCGGCCGAGGCCGCCGCGTTGGCCGCCGACGCCGACGTCGCGGTGGTGACGGTGGGCAACCACCCGATGGTCAACGGCCGTGAGACCGAGGACCGGGTGGACCTGGCCCTGCCCGCCCGGCAGGAGGCCATGCTGCGTGCCGTACACGCCGCCAACCCGCGCACGGTGCTGGTGCTGACCAGCAGTTACCCGTACGCCATCGGGTGGGCGCAGCAGCACCTGCCGGCGGTGCTCTGGTCCGCCCACGGCGGGCAGGAACACGGCCGGGCCCTGGCCGACGTGCTGCTCGGCGACGCCGACCCGGCCGGCCGGCTCACCCAGACCTGGTACGCCGACACCGCCGACCTGCCCGACCTGCTCGACTACGACGTGATCGGCGCCGACTCCACCTACCTGTACTTCCGGGGCGACCCGCTGTACCCGTTCGGGCACGGCCTGTCCTACGCCCACTTCGACTACGCCGACCTGCGGTTGAGCGTCGACACCGCGACGGTCGGTGAGACGGTCGAGGTGAGCGTGGACGTCACCAACAGCGGCTCCCGGCCCGGCGTGGAGGTGGTGCAGCTCTACACCCGGCAACGCCGCTCACGGGTCAAGCAGCCGCTGCGGCAACTGCGCGACTTCGACCGGATCACCCTGGCCCCCGGGGAGAGCCGGACCGTCACGCTGCGGCTGCACACCGCCGAGCTGGGCTGGTGGGACGCCGACCGGGGCGCGCTCGTGGTGGAGGACGCCACGCACAGCGTGCTGGTCGGACGCTCCGCCACCGACGTGCGGCTGGTCGGCGCGCTGGCGGTACGCGGCGACGCGGCGCCCCGGTCGACGCGGCTGCACAGCGCGAGCGGGGCCCGGTGA
- a CDS encoding TIM-barrel domain-containing protein: MPYRPPLVPYETFVADPPDLPARSPGEGGTAVVGRAEFVGGDTSGATFKAALTDGVTAVVRVEAAGDGVIRVRLAEDPQARTRSARAVTLVRPEVRPATVTGDDRWVRVDAGAVVAEISLDPWRIRFLRPDGTVLLEQDPGTVDISGRRRTLPFGRSTVDGVRVAWHESFVAPGDERFVGFGEKFTPLDKRGQRALMWNFDAFGSESDRSHKNVPFYLSNRGYGLLVDSGLPVQFDVCQSTHSTVQILVPDDLLDYYVLAGPTPAEVLDRFDRLTGRPYLPPRWAFGAWISSGFYPDRQDQVLERARRIRERDIPCDVLHLDCYWQVAGNWSDLRWDAEAFPDPAGMLRTLGEQGFQVCLWMNPYLMTGSPLYAEADRAGYFLRRPDGSTYVADVWHGSYPVSAIVDLTNPAAVDWFTGLLRPLLEQGVAVFKTDFAEGVPADAVAHNGMTGVELHNVYSLLFNDVVAQVTQEVAGHRAVWARSSYLGGQRHSAQWSGDVNATWPALASTLRGGLSHGLSGVPFWSHDTGGFHGTPEPDLYVRWSQFGALSPLLRLHGTTSRLPWDFPAETERHAVAALRLRYRLMPYLWSAAVQAARTGAPMMRALLVDTPQDPTAWTTDLQYRLGTDLLVAPVLDPTGQRDVYLPVGDDWIDAATGERHPGGRHLRVTVPLSRTPLYVRHGTLLPLVAPHPTVGDRPFRDVTLVSWGAVEGRTVVHDVDGDTVIEAFRDGDELRIRTRGPLLVGQLAFAGVGESDLPARPLLNGAAVTVVPFAGLFPA; this comes from the coding sequence ATGCCGTACCGACCGCCGTTGGTGCCGTACGAGACGTTCGTGGCCGACCCACCCGACCTGCCCGCCCGCTCCCCCGGTGAGGGTGGGACCGCGGTGGTGGGCCGGGCCGAGTTCGTCGGCGGCGACACGTCCGGGGCCACCTTCAAGGCGGCGCTGACCGACGGGGTGACGGCGGTGGTCCGGGTGGAGGCGGCCGGTGACGGCGTGATCCGGGTCCGGCTCGCTGAGGACCCCCAGGCCCGGACCCGCTCCGCGCGCGCGGTGACGCTGGTCCGCCCGGAGGTGCGGCCGGCCACCGTGACCGGCGACGACCGGTGGGTACGCGTCGACGCCGGGGCGGTGGTCGCCGAGATCAGCCTCGACCCGTGGCGGATCCGGTTCCTGCGCCCCGACGGCACCGTCCTGCTGGAACAGGACCCCGGCACGGTCGACATCAGCGGCCGGCGGCGCACCCTGCCCTTCGGCCGCTCCACCGTCGACGGGGTCCGCGTCGCCTGGCACGAGAGCTTCGTCGCGCCCGGTGACGAACGGTTCGTCGGCTTCGGGGAGAAGTTCACCCCGCTGGACAAGCGCGGCCAGCGGGCGTTGATGTGGAACTTCGACGCCTTCGGCAGCGAGTCCGACCGGTCGCACAAGAACGTGCCGTTCTATCTGTCCAACCGGGGCTACGGGCTGCTGGTCGACAGCGGCCTGCCGGTGCAGTTCGACGTCTGCCAGTCCACCCACAGCACGGTCCAGATCCTGGTCCCCGACGACCTGCTGGACTACTACGTGCTGGCCGGACCGACCCCCGCCGAGGTGCTGGACCGGTTCGACCGGCTCACCGGTCGGCCGTACCTGCCGCCCCGCTGGGCGTTCGGCGCCTGGATCTCCTCCGGCTTCTATCCGGACAGGCAGGACCAGGTGCTGGAACGGGCCCGTCGCATCCGCGAGCGCGACATCCCCTGCGACGTGCTGCACCTGGACTGCTACTGGCAGGTCGCCGGGAACTGGTCGGACCTGCGGTGGGACGCCGAGGCGTTCCCCGACCCGGCCGGGATGCTGCGGACCCTCGGCGAGCAGGGCTTCCAGGTCTGCCTCTGGATGAACCCGTACCTGATGACCGGCAGCCCGCTCTACGCCGAGGCGGACCGGGCCGGCTACTTCCTGCGCCGCCCCGACGGCAGCACGTACGTCGCCGACGTGTGGCACGGCAGCTACCCGGTCAGCGCCATCGTGGACCTGACCAACCCGGCCGCCGTCGACTGGTTCACCGGCCTGCTGCGGCCACTGCTGGAACAGGGCGTGGCCGTGTTCAAGACGGACTTCGCCGAGGGGGTGCCGGCCGACGCGGTGGCCCACAACGGGATGACCGGCGTCGAACTGCACAACGTCTACAGCCTGCTCTTCAACGACGTGGTCGCCCAGGTCACCCAGGAGGTGGCCGGTCACCGGGCGGTGTGGGCGCGCTCGTCGTACCTGGGCGGGCAGCGGCACAGCGCACAGTGGAGCGGCGACGTCAACGCCACCTGGCCGGCGCTGGCCAGCACGCTGCGCGGCGGGTTGTCGCACGGCCTGTCCGGGGTGCCGTTCTGGAGCCACGACACCGGCGGTTTCCACGGCACCCCGGAACCCGACCTGTACGTCCGCTGGTCGCAGTTCGGGGCGTTGTCGCCGCTGCTGCGGCTGCACGGCACCACCAGCCGGCTGCCCTGGGACTTCCCCGCCGAGACCGAACGACACGCGGTCGCCGCGCTGCGGCTGCGGTACCGGCTCATGCCGTACCTGTGGTCGGCGGCGGTGCAGGCGGCCCGTACCGGCGCGCCGATGATGCGTGCCCTGCTGGTCGACACCCCGCAGGACCCGACGGCCTGGACCACCGACCTGCAGTACCGCCTCGGCACCGACCTGCTGGTGGCGCCGGTGCTGGACCCGACCGGGCAGCGGGACGTCTATCTCCCCGTCGGGGACGACTGGATCGACGCGGCCACCGGCGAGCGGCACCCGGGCGGGCGGCACCTGCGGGTCACCGTGCCGCTGTCGCGCACCCCGCTGTACGTGCGTCACGGCACGCTGTTGCCGCTGGTCGCGCCGCACCCGACCGTCGGTGACCGGCCCTTCCGCGACGTCACGCTGGTCAGCTGGGGTGCCGTCGAGGGGCGCACGGTGGTGCACGACGTCGACGGCGACACCGTCATCGAGGCGTTCCGCGACGGCGACGAGTTGCGGATCAGGACGCGAGGGCCACTGCTGGTGGGGCAGTTGGCCTTCGCCGGGGTCGGCGAGTCCGACCTGCCGGCCCGGCCACTGCTCAACGGTGCGGCGGTGACCGTCGTGCCCTTCGCGGGTCTGTTCCCCGCGTAG
- a CDS encoding carbohydrate ABC transporter permease, with the protein MTAQLSGAGPVPVAPTTAGPPGPPPRRRHPGRPVWAGRPSTSLTIGKGVVLTLLVAAVLVPLWAVLVTSLASRGTIDDAGGMVVIPREIDPSAYITIFSGGDVTRAVWISTLVTVLGTTVSLLLTVLAAYGLSRPGSVGHRGLLFYFLLTFLIFPGLVPSYLVVTGLGLKDSIWSLILPSAISVFNLVVIRAFFMNVPAELLDSARIDGAGEVRILTRIVLPLSKAVIAVVGLFYAVGYWNAYFNAVLYIDSNDKFPIQRVLQSYILAGQSPNVSGASVSLPGVTAYPPTLAVKMAVVIVTVIPAVIIYPFVQRHFTKGVITGAVKG; encoded by the coding sequence ATGACCGCGCAGCTCAGTGGTGCCGGACCGGTGCCCGTGGCACCGACGACGGCGGGGCCACCCGGACCGCCGCCCCGGCGACGCCACCCCGGTCGTCCGGTGTGGGCGGGCCGCCCCTCGACGTCCCTGACCATCGGCAAGGGCGTCGTGCTCACCCTGCTGGTCGCGGCGGTGCTGGTGCCGCTCTGGGCGGTGCTGGTCACCAGTCTCGCCTCGCGCGGCACCATCGATGACGCGGGCGGCATGGTCGTCATCCCCCGGGAGATCGACCCGTCGGCGTACATCACCATCTTCAGCGGCGGTGACGTCACCCGGGCGGTGTGGATCAGCACCCTGGTGACCGTGCTCGGCACCACGGTCAGCCTGCTGCTCACCGTGCTGGCCGCGTACGGGCTGTCCCGGCCCGGTTCGGTCGGCCACCGTGGACTGCTGTTCTACTTCCTGCTGACGTTCCTGATCTTCCCGGGGCTGGTGCCGAGCTATCTGGTGGTGACCGGCCTGGGTCTCAAGGACAGCATCTGGTCACTGATCCTGCCCAGCGCGATCAGCGTGTTCAACCTGGTGGTGATCCGCGCGTTCTTCATGAACGTGCCGGCCGAACTGCTCGACAGCGCCCGCATCGACGGCGCGGGCGAAGTGCGCATCCTCACCCGGATCGTGCTGCCGCTGTCCAAGGCGGTGATCGCCGTGGTCGGCCTCTTCTACGCGGTCGGCTACTGGAACGCGTACTTCAACGCGGTGCTCTACATCGACTCCAACGACAAGTTCCCGATCCAGCGGGTGCTGCAGAGCTACATCCTGGCCGGACAGTCACCGAACGTCTCCGGCGCGTCGGTGAGCCTGCCCGGCGTGACCGCGTACCCGCCGACGCTCGCGGTCAAGATGGCCGTGGTGATCGTGACGGTCATCCCCGCCGTGATCATCTATCCGTTCGTGCAACGGCACTTCACCAAGGGTGTGATCACCGGCGCGGTGAAGGGCTGA
- a CDS encoding sugar ABC transporter permease: protein MSAPGTVEERPPAGRTPPPRRPRRGGRRSLRARLRRDWPLLAMAAPAALLLLVFHYLPTLGNVIAFQDYNPFVGDDPLDAFLNSEWIGFGNFEALFRDPLFWDAVRNTLSITAFQLVFFFPLPILLALILNSVVSGRLRGFVQSVVYLPHFFSWVLVVTFFVQMFGGAGLLAQEMRQAGMQPWEIMTNPDTFIVLVTAEAVWKDLGWGAIVFLAALSAIDQNLYEAAAADGAGRWRRLWHITLPGLRPVIVLLLIMRLGDALSVGFEQFILQREAVGREAAEVLDTFVYYQAISTQQWGLGAAAGLFKAVVGLALIITANKVAHRLGEQGVYAKS, encoded by the coding sequence GTGAGCGCCCCCGGCACCGTCGAGGAGCGACCACCCGCCGGACGTACGCCGCCACCGCGGCGTCCCCGGCGCGGTGGGCGGCGCAGCCTGCGGGCCCGGCTGCGCCGCGACTGGCCGCTGCTGGCGATGGCCGCCCCGGCGGCGCTGCTGCTGCTGGTCTTCCACTACCTGCCCACGCTGGGCAACGTCATCGCCTTCCAGGACTACAACCCGTTCGTCGGCGACGACCCGCTGGACGCGTTCCTCAACAGCGAGTGGATCGGCTTCGGCAACTTCGAGGCACTCTTCCGCGACCCGCTGTTCTGGGACGCGGTCCGCAACACGCTGAGCATCACCGCCTTCCAGTTGGTGTTCTTCTTCCCGCTGCCGATCCTGCTGGCGCTCATCCTCAACAGCGTGGTCTCCGGGCGGCTGCGCGGATTCGTGCAGAGCGTCGTCTACCTGCCGCACTTCTTCAGCTGGGTGCTGGTGGTGACGTTCTTCGTGCAGATGTTCGGCGGGGCCGGGCTGCTGGCCCAGGAGATGCGCCAGGCCGGTATGCAGCCCTGGGAGATCATGACCAACCCGGACACGTTCATCGTGCTGGTCACCGCCGAGGCGGTCTGGAAGGACCTGGGTTGGGGCGCGATCGTCTTCCTGGCCGCGCTCTCCGCGATCGACCAGAACCTGTACGAGGCGGCGGCGGCCGACGGCGCCGGGCGGTGGCGGCGACTGTGGCACATCACCCTGCCCGGTCTGCGTCCGGTGATCGTGCTGCTGCTCATCATGCGGCTCGGCGACGCGCTCTCGGTCGGCTTCGAGCAGTTCATCCTGCAACGTGAGGCGGTCGGCCGGGAGGCCGCGGAAGTGCTCGACACCTTCGTCTACTACCAGGCGATCAGTACCCAGCAGTGGGGACTCGGCGCCGCGGCGGGCCTGTTCAAGGCGGTGGTCGGCCTGGCGCTGATCATCACCGCGAACAAGGTCGCGCACCGGCTCGGCGAGCAGGGGGTGTACGCGAAATCATGA
- a CDS encoding extracellular solute-binding protein gives MTPLARTSTDRRTMLRLVGLGAAATVGGGALAGCSKEAGSQGSATSADAIKAVLPTYQRAELLKPDIPGEGPIPDGYLSYPRELVDAVTEQPGRGGPPIQTMSPWWGPTPPPLGRNSYLAAVNGKLGVEVNPSLQDGLTYADKLNAMLGARDVPELLSAPNWEVDKVARFSDAVKALFTDLTDHLQGDNAAKYPYLAALPSGAWEYSVWAGRLYAVPFPTDGPFAWAMFYRKDLLDAAGLAAPASPDELYEFGKKATDPAKGVWAFGSVFEMVQQYFGCHQTWRKKPDGGLQHKFEDPAFEAALAFTARLFAEGLVHPDTVASKGADEKQLFNSGKILMYRDGLGAWQGMQSERAKELPTFNMQPLPVFGAQGAQPVIWGSEKPIFYTFLKKDLSAERVDEVLRVLNWCAAPFGSREFELREYGVEGQHFSRGADGTPTLTERGRTELGAQYTHIGGRVPVKVRSGDTPNFVQDYLGYYRTNIASIEKDLFAGIKLELPANWSKIIQPTDDKIRDILRGRRPVSDLAQVRKEFLDTGGEEGRAFHEKALADNGR, from the coding sequence GTGACGCCTCTTGCGCGCACATCCACCGACCGCCGGACCATGCTGCGGTTGGTCGGCCTCGGTGCCGCCGCGACCGTGGGCGGCGGCGCCCTGGCCGGATGCAGCAAGGAAGCCGGGAGCCAGGGCAGCGCCACCAGCGCCGACGCCATCAAGGCGGTGCTGCCCACCTACCAGCGGGCCGAGCTGCTCAAGCCGGACATCCCCGGCGAGGGCCCGATCCCGGACGGCTACCTCAGCTACCCGCGCGAGCTCGTCGACGCGGTCACCGAGCAGCCCGGCCGGGGCGGCCCGCCGATCCAGACGATGAGCCCGTGGTGGGGCCCGACGCCACCGCCGCTGGGCCGCAACTCCTACCTCGCCGCGGTCAACGGCAAGCTCGGCGTGGAGGTCAACCCGAGCCTGCAGGACGGCCTGACCTACGCCGACAAACTCAACGCGATGCTCGGCGCCCGCGACGTGCCGGAGCTGCTGTCCGCGCCGAACTGGGAGGTGGACAAGGTCGCCCGCTTCTCCGACGCGGTCAAGGCGTTGTTCACCGACCTGACCGACCACCTCCAGGGCGACAACGCGGCGAAGTACCCGTACCTGGCGGCGCTGCCCAGCGGCGCCTGGGAGTACTCGGTCTGGGCCGGCCGGCTCTACGCCGTGCCGTTCCCCACCGACGGCCCGTTCGCGTGGGCCATGTTCTATCGCAAGGACCTGCTCGACGCCGCCGGCCTGGCCGCCCCGGCCAGCCCCGACGAGCTGTACGAGTTCGGCAAGAAGGCCACCGACCCGGCCAAGGGCGTGTGGGCCTTCGGCAGTGTCTTCGAGATGGTGCAGCAGTACTTCGGCTGCCACCAGACCTGGCGCAAGAAGCCCGACGGCGGCCTGCAGCACAAGTTCGAGGACCCGGCCTTCGAGGCGGCGCTGGCGTTCACCGCGCGGTTGTTCGCCGAGGGTCTGGTGCACCCGGACACGGTGGCCAGCAAGGGCGCCGACGAGAAGCAGCTGTTCAACTCCGGCAAGATCCTGATGTACCGCGACGGCCTCGGCGCCTGGCAGGGCATGCAGAGCGAACGGGCCAAGGAGCTGCCCACCTTCAATATGCAGCCGCTGCCGGTCTTCGGCGCGCAGGGTGCCCAGCCGGTCATCTGGGGCAGCGAGAAGCCGATCTTCTACACCTTCCTCAAGAAGGACCTGTCCGCCGAGCGGGTCGACGAGGTGCTGCGGGTGCTCAACTGGTGTGCCGCCCCGTTCGGCAGCCGGGAGTTCGAGCTGCGCGAGTACGGCGTGGAGGGACAGCACTTCAGCCGGGGCGCCGACGGCACGCCGACGCTGACCGAGCGGGGACGGACCGAGCTGGGCGCGCAGTACACCCACATCGGCGGTCGGGTGCCGGTCAAGGTGCGCAGTGGCGACACGCCCAACTTCGTGCAGGACTACCTCGGCTACTACCGCACCAACATCGCCTCGATCGAGAAGGACCTGTTCGCCGGGATCAAGCTGGAACTGCCGGCGAACTGGTCGAAGATCATCCAGCCGACCGACGACAAGATCCGCGACATCCTGCGCGGCCGTCGCCCGGTCAGCGACCTGGCCCAGGTACGCAAGGAGTTCCTCGACACCGGCGGCGAGGAGGGCCGCGCGTTCCACGAGAAGGCGCTCGCCGACAACGGCCGATGA